The Plasmodium berghei ANKA genome assembly, chromosome: 8 genome has a segment encoding these proteins:
- a CDS encoding GDP-fucose protein O-fucosyltransferase 2, putative, which produces MKNMIYNLISISLYSLIIILTDIYAKTSSLICNKNDIYLNDKFYFLKKKKYILYDVNIGEGFNLQKEVLYRMSLVIYQLNKRDKEYIYYLVLPPWCYLSHWSNKRHDNLQWNIFLNMNIIKNVIPIIEFSDYKKLYGDVTDFIISFKYLLDSNAQKAKYYHVLPFDKCYIEDYKFKIVCKNCDYKYSVTYSGNCTNIKGKNTLCYSDYIVTNYLVNYVVHKLFYIHNINSILIKNSNVVLVPFPNELFENNIEDILLFNEKLIYNGNNYIKEILKNSNYISCHLRYNDFKKITSYDVPSVQIAILKLLYIMFMNNKEKIFISTDEKKYVQYIINKHFKQFKHFFYFYENKDNYHEGQVAIIEQWICANSSTFVGNIFSRFTMHIIWERYLITKGKEHQNIDLCGYSINNNEQLKNRYKKIQYIYDHSSIEKLNNIYNTYSEIDKKYIITLCFGFPSHFPSNLSIYRKKYIPFA; this is translated from the exons atgaaaaatatgatatataatttaatttcaatttccttatattctttaataattatattaacagacatatatgcaaaaaCGTCTTCCCTTATAtgcaataaaaatgatatatacttaaatgataaattttattttttaaaaaaaaagaaatatatattgtatgaTGTAAATATCGGTGAAGGATTTAAT TTACAAAAGGAAGTATTATATAGAATGTCTTTAGTAATATACCAACTAAATAAACGAGATaaggaatatatatattacttaGTCCTTCCCCCGTGGTGCTACCTAAGTCACTGGTCAAATAAAAGACATGACAATTTGCAatggaatatttttttgaatatgaatataattaaaaatgtaataccTATAATTGAATTTAgtgattataaaaaattatatggaGACGTAACtgattttattatttcttttaaatatttattagaTTCGAATGCACAAAAAGCAAAATACTATCATGTTTTACCATTTGATAAATGCTATATAGAagattataaatttaaaattgtttgCAAAAATTGCgattataaatattcagTAACATATTCAGGAAATTGCACAAATATTAAAGGGAAAAATACTTTATGTTACAGTGATTATATTGTTACTAACTATTTAGTAAATTACGTTGTccataaattattttatatacataatataaactcaattttaattaaaaatagtaacGTAGTACTTGTACCATTTCCAAATGAactatttgaaaataatatagaagacatattattatttaatgagaaattaatatataatggaaataattacattaaagaaatattaaaaaatagtaattaTATTAGTTGCCATTTACGATATaatgattttaaaaaaattactaGCTATGATGTACCAAGTGTGCAGATAGccattttaaaattattatatattatgtttatGAACAACAAggaaaaaatttttatctcaacagatgaaaaaaaatatgttcaATACATTATTAATAAGCATTTTAAACAgtttaaacattttttttacttttatgaaaataaagataattaTCATGAAGGGCAAGTAGCAATAATTGAACAATGGATTTGTGCTAATTCAAGTACATTTGTgggaaatattttttcaagaTTTactatgcatataatatggGAACGATATTTAATAACCAAGGGAAAAGAACATCAAAATATAGATCTATGTGGTTAtagtattaataataatgagcaattaaaaaacagatataaaaaaattcaatatatatatgatcaTAGTTCGATCgaaaaattaaacaatatatataatacatattcTGAAATAGATAAAAAGTACATAATCACATTGTGTTTTGGATTCCCCTCTCATTTTCCCAGCAATCTTAGtatttatagaaaaaaatatattccatTTGCATAG
- a CDS encoding apoptosis-related protein, putative, translated as MNIEKAEANSKLLELSRQNIDNKAKKDLELKQKQEELLEQKRIILKSLLTPDAHARLSRIAIVKEENARRIEDIIIRNSQMGLLHKKIDEDQLIKLIEQVSGRMNKKEPVVEIRRRKQFDDDDDFNEEDYM; from the exons ATGAATATTGAAAAAGCTGAAGCGAACTCCAAATTATTAGAACTATCGAGGcaaaatatagataat aaAGCGAAAAAGGATCTCGAACTCAAGCAAAAGCAAGA GGAACTATTGGAACAAAAGAGAATTATCTTAAAGTCGTTGCTAACACCAGATGCTCACGCCCGAT tatCAAGGATAGCTATCGTTAAGGAGGAAAATGCCAGAAGAATAGAGGATATCATTATAAga AATAGTCAAATGGGTTTATTgcacaaaaaaattgacGAAGATCAATTGATCAAACTTATAGAG cAAGTAAGTGGAAGAATGAACAAAAAGGAACCCGTAGTTGAA aTCAGAAGAAGAAAGCAGTTTGATGATGACGACGATTTTAATGAGGAAGATTATATGTAA
- a CDS encoding exoribonuclease, putative, with the protein MGVPTFYKWLVTRYPKIAKAVYETRDNDVYIRRARINENGEFYKVCDLGAYVNNTDENHCSDNVNGYFDNMYLDMNGIIHLCSHGDGSKKVKTDEEIFLNIFLYIERLFDIIEPQKLLYMAIDGVAPKAKMNQQRSRRFKSILASEIEKRAYIELRNKFLSENRNVPDDYHHWDSNIITPGTQFMHELSVALKYFIEHKITNDEKWKKIVVIFSDANVCGEGEHKIYNFIKSQRAQKGYDPNTRHVIHGMDADLIMLSLASHEPYFYILREIINLDPKEENKPQVKDNYVGVFKGKGDLQYCTKFLRNNNSTTIDGNSNKGKKKYCNKYNDRNYANINISSTCSINYENWNELQILDLTILREYLYKDFFFDAKYNLERCIDDFIFICFLCGNDFLPHLPSISIASGSIDQLLLLYQKVFPVLGDYLINEGSMNFQSFIKYISFIAEVERETFVSQYDFKKKREKRELQKDAFKRPKCQDDGKKNDPMSQARNDRTSQHEQISPKNNTDNGIINNYNDNNTSNPNGLPSYDLNTNPTMSKKAMYENKIQSMQPIRNFKFKEKKGEKSINFLVRSTPSTTIETGVSGNMPISENNKILHEDKDEGNIHDSSIINQEIFNTNFNNDQIDNTRNIDNNSDDGENKESHIRKPLNINPDGAIFEEESPEMKKLNDITEFNLLLKEAVKKANECENPKEDVELGADDDPNDLRARYYKSKFHLDENDNVDEFVQEVVYKYIEGLAWVLCYYFQECPMWHWYYPYYYAPLSSDLLIKDINISFEKDEPLLPFEQLLCVLPSNSSHCLPKMYRELMLKSESPIIDFYPKTFKEEENGKKFKYQWIVLLPFVEKERIIRFARNLDDTLTDEEKKRNRRGLNKIYMSSTHTLSKKITTSMRTYIKEIKDKEKTVEEIGTENRGTNEQKKDEDGTTTDESKDKKNIYELFFKNMNLKIPIDNNESINLFGYLNCKHEDSDVNILKKIFRFSSNFSTTCNSAFFIQPEYKKHKSAILQNHIIPKRVLTVLDINNEERKLRFNAPAAKRMILNSLSTNHPEIYSYPKYRNMKNSNLYPDHHNQNRYPNDHMPGNNQNYGNCNAKDYNYIHNTRTYDPYSNSPKNQGYHYTQNHPNYNNNYPPLSNNKNAPLYGTSTHSYDNKNGSNYNMHNGNRSIQNTHNYHNNGRNNHNNYGGKRNSYNIDPAYHDGSYNNSYNPNYNNNYGKNRNDKPPPSNLYNSGGKYHGDYKNNNYNSGGNNYNNYNHYNNDATHHARNSFRYSDENSRTEPKKPHYYNRSMPYKDKER; encoded by the coding sequence ATGGGGGTACCTACCTTCTACAAATGGCTAGTAACTAGGTATCCAAAAATCGCGAAAGCGGTATATGAAACTCGGGATAATgatgtatatataagaaGAGCCagaataaatgaaaatggaGAGTTTTATAAGGTGTGTGATTTGGGGGCATATGTTAATAATACAGATGAAAATCATTGTTCAGATAATGTAAATGgttattttgataatatgtatttagATATGAATGGTATAATCCATTTATGTTCACATGGTGATGGTAGTAAAAAAGTAAAGACAGATGAAGAAATATttcttaatatatttttatatatagaaagattatttgatataattGAGCCCCAAaaacttttatatatgGCTATTGATGGTGTTGCTCCAAAAGCTAAAATGAATCAACAACGAAGTAGAAGATTTAAATCTATATTAGCATCAGAGATTGAAAAAAGAGCATATATAGAACTtcgaaataaatttttatcagAAAATAGAAATGTTCCTGACGACTATCATCATTGGGATAGTAATATTATAACACCAGGTACCCAATTTATGCATGAATTATCTGTTgctttaaaatattttattgaacacaaaattacaaatgatgaaaaatggaaaaaaatagttgttatattttctgACGCAAATGTATGTGGTGAAGGAgaacataaaatttataattttataaaatctCAAAGAGCACAAAAAGGATATGACCCTAATACTCGGCATGTAATACATGGAATGGATGCTGATTTAATTATGCTTTCATTAGCTAGCCATGAAccctatttttatattttaagagAAATAATTAACTTAGACccaaaagaagaaaataagcCTCAGGTTAAAGATAACTATGTTGGGGTATTTAAAGGAAAGGGGGATTTACAATATTGCACTAAGTTTCTAAGAAACAATAATAGTACTACTATCGATGGAAATAGTAATAAaggaaagaaaaaatattgtaacAAATATAACGATCGAAATTATGccaatataaatattagcTCTACTTGCTCAattaattatgaaaattgGAATGAATTACAAATTTTAGATTTAACTATCTTGAgagaatatttatataaagattttttttttgatgcAAAATATAACTTAGAAAGATGTATTGatgattttatatttatttgttttttatgtgGAAATGATTTCTTACCTCATTTACCTTCGATATCTATAGCATCAGGAAGTATAGatcaattattattattatatcagAAAGTTTTCCCAGTTTTAGGGGATTATCTTATTAATGAAGGCTCGATGAATTTTCAGTcctttattaaatatatatcatttattgCTGAAGTAGAAAGGGAAACATTTGTTTCACAAtatgattttaaaaaaaaaagagaaaaaagaGAATTACAAAAGGATGCATTCAAACGACCGAAATGTCAAGAtgatggaaaaaaaaatgatccAATGTCTCAAGCACGAAATGATAGAACATCACAACATGAACAAATTTccccaaaaaataatacagaTAATggtataattaataattataatgacAATAATACTTCGAATCCAAATGGATTGCCATCTTATGATCTAAATACAAATCCAACAATGTCGAAAAAAGCCATGtatgaaaacaaaattcAAAGTATGCAACCTATACGAAACTTTAAAttcaaagaaaaaaaaggagaAAAAAGTATCAATTTTCTTGTTCGATCTACACCTTCAACAACTATAGAAACCGGTGTAAGCGGTAATATGCCAATTTCAGAGAAcaacaaaatattacatGAAGACAAAGATGAAGGTAATATTCATGATAGTTCTATCATAAATCAAGAAATTTTCAATAccaattttaataatgatCAAATTGATAATACACGTAACATTGATAACAATTCAGATGATGGTGAAAATAAGGAATCCCATATTCGAAAACCCTTAAATATAAACCCGGATGGTGCAATATTCGAAGAAGAATCACccgaaatgaaaaaattaaatgatataactgaattcaatttattattaaaagaagCAGTTAAAAAAGCAAATGAATGTGAAAATCCCAAAGAGGATGTCGAATTAGGAGCAGATGATGATCCGAATGATTTAAGGGCCAGATATTATAAATCTAAATTTCATTtagatgaaaatgataatgtTGATGAATTTGTTCAAGAAGttgtttataaatatattgagGGTTTAGCATGGGTATTATGCTATTATTTCCAAGAATGCCCTATGTGGCATTGGTATTACCCTTATTATTATGCTCCTTTATCTTCCGATTTACTTATTAAAGATATAAACATATCCTTTGAAAAAGATGAGCCACTATTACCTTTTGAACAATTATTGTGCGTTTTGCCATCAAATTCTAGTCATTGTTTACCTAAAATGTATAGAGAACTTATGCTAAAAAGTGAATCACCAATTATTGATTTCTATCCTAAAACATTTaaagaagaagaaaatggcaaaaaatttaaataccAATGGATTGTTTTATTGCCATTTGTTGAAAAGGAAAGAATCATTCGATTTGCAAGAAATTTAGATGATACATTAACAGATgaagaaaagaaaagaaatcGAAGGggattaaataaaatatatatgagtTCAACACATACactttcaaaaaaaattactaCTTCAATGAGAACATacataaaagaaataaaagacAAGGAAAAAACTGTGGAAGAAATAGGAACCGAAAATAGGGGAACcaatgaacaaaaaaaggATGAAGATGGAACAACCACAGACGAATCAaaggataaaaaaaatatatatgaattattttttaaaaatatgaatctAAAAATACCAAtagataataatgaaagtattaatttatttggcTATCTAAATTGCAAACATGAAGATAGTGATGTAAatattcttaaaaaaatatttcgaTTTTCATCCAACTTTTCAACCACATGTAACAgtgcattttttattcaaccggaatacaaaaaacataaatctGCAATATTACAAAATCATATTATACCAAAAAGAGTATTGACAGTATTGGATATAAATAACGAAGAAAGAAAACTCAGATTTAATGCGCCTGCTGCTAAAAGAATGATCTTAAATAGTTTAAGTACAAACCATCCAGAAATATATTCGTATCCAAAATACagaaatatgaaaaattcaaatttatACCCAGATCACCATAACCAAAATAGATATCCAAATGATCACATGCCAGGTaataatcaaaattatGGAAATTGTAATGCTAAggattataattatattcataacaCTCGTACTTATGATCCTTATTCAAATTCGCCAAAAAATCAAGGATATCACTACACTCAAAATCATCCAaattacaataataattacCCTCCATTGTCgaacaataaaaatgcaCCCTTATATGGCACTAGCACACATTCATacgataataaaaatggcaGCAATTACAATATGCACAATGGAAACCGTAGTATTCAAAATACTCACAATTATCACAATAATGGCAGAAATAATCACAATAATTATGGGGGGAAAAGAAATTCATACAATATAGATCCAGCATATCATGATGGATCATACAATAATTCTTATAATCCAaattataacaataattacggaaaaaatagaaatgaTAAACCTCCTCCAAGCAATTTATACAATTCGGGTGGTAAATACCATGgtgattataaaaataacaattataACTCTGGAGGAAATAATTACAATAATTATAACCACTATAATAATGATGCAACTCATCATGCAAGGAATTCCTTTAGATATAGCGATGAAAATTCCCGTACAGAACCTAAAAAACCACATTATTATAACAGATCTATGCCATATAAAGACAAGGAACGTTAG
- a CDS encoding subpellicular microtubule protein 1, putative, producing MEIIGAKPSVNFNFFDEETQNNDNLNYMESTNNYDKREDQDYFYSNRRTFLDKNSENRRKESPSKKLGLCVDEICTCGFHRCPKIIKPLPFEGESNYRSEFGPKPLPELPPRVETKLVKSLPFEGESNYRSEFGPKPLPEIQPRVENKPHKTLPFEGESNYRSEFGPKPLPELPPRVETKLVKSLPFEGESNYRSEFGPKPLPEIQPRVENKPHKTLPFEGESNYRSEFGPKPLPELPPRVETKLVKSLPFEGESYYRSEFGPKPLPEIQPRVENKPHKTLPFEGESNYRTEYVRKVIPICPVNLLPKYPAPTYPAEHIFWDDVKKAWY from the coding sequence atggaaataatagGCGCAAAACCAAGtgtaaattttaatttttttgatgaaGAAACACAAAACaatgataatttaaattatatggagagtacaaataattatgataaaagGGAAGATCAggattatttttattcaaataGAAGAACGTTTTTAGACAAAAATAGTGAAAATAGAAGAAAAGAATCACCTAGTAAAAAACTAGGTTTATGTGTAGATGAAATTTGCACGTGTGGCTTTCATAGATGCcctaaaataataaaacctTTACCTTTCGAAGGTGAAAGCAATTATAGAAGTGAGTTTGGACCTAAACCATTACCTGAGTTACCACCAAGAGTTGAAACCAAATTAGTGAAATCGTTACCGTTTGAAGGAGAAAGTAATTATAGAAGCGAATTTGGACCAAAGCCATTGCCAGAAATACAACCAAGAGTAGAAAATAAGCCTCATAAAACATTGCCTTTTGAAGGAGAAAGTAATTATAGAAGTGAGTTTGGACCTAAACCATTACCTGAGTTACCACCAAGAGTTGAAACCAAATTAGTGAAATCGTTACCGTTTGAAGGAGAAAGTAATTATAGAAGCGAATTTGGACCAAAGCCATTGCCAGAAATACAACCAAGAGTAGAAAATAAGCCTCATAAAACATTGCCTTTTGAAGGAGAAAGTAATTATAGAAGTGAGTTTGGACCTAAACCATTACCTGAGTTACCACCAAGAGTTGAAACCAAATTAGTGAAATCGTTACCGTTTGAAGGAGAAAGCTATTATAGAAGCGAATTTGGACCAAAGCCATTGCCAGAAATACAACCAAGAGTAGAAAATAAGCCTCATAAAACATTGCCTTTTGAAGGAGAAAGTAACTATAGGACTGAATATGTAAGAAAAGTTATTCCTATTTGTCCGGTAAATTTATTACCTAAATACCCTGCACCTACTTATCCAGCtgaacatatattttgggatgatgtaaaaaaagcgtggtattaa
- a CDS encoding FHA domain protein, putative: MINGRKNKNIKTKNYVINVNCYTWINNNHGLFDYESDNFYKKCFKIKCLYNYYYILKDDINLEIKNEEEINKISLNNTNLKVICKIKYTNNNYQLIPCIENLYDERNDNKNDAEENESNEQNEANKFWIIVKYLKNKTSILHENDIIKLGRVKLKVKKIITNIQQEKEYNKSLSPFDEDECETAAPDLEHFSRINNDGILEGGMADVNIMSNHFVSGTINQNMQFGDNNTPDKDICIKYGTLNDNFDSSSYALYNDINDSEKNELDNNNNSNIIIRSENYSMCCYENNKGNENDKREDNIYISGHNYMLKNNTPNELTIDTRIKINNTMGSPINNTQNEVNIITEKNNIPSKLIDSDYSYDNFYSNIKNNDNNKIPKVEHGRNISNNFDNNNTFLKKYDEKNYSIHLKDQKNGDNNCDGNNNICEKKDDTLCPHRNNENNKEKENSKAVKFSNVDQNENFENNKNKLNEDKKNANVDVVNRINIPDETTKSNFVNYTSNMLEKEIDDSIYDNDDDYSIYDYNMNSKNSINGNMRNGQTGNDVNLCKGNLQGNTNNNSNNIYDNTIDKMKEGMKNSSYNTLNINTMNCGIPSLYNCRICLCEYENEGNPLISPCKCKGSMKYIHLNCLRTWMKGRLNVRSDGDSTVSFFWKQLSCELCKFPYPTYIYVQNKYLELYEIPKPELPYMIIELLNDKSKGFYIVSLANAKSARMGRGHDSDVRINDISVSRFHALIKFLNGNFYIEDCKSKFGTLIQIRRPVFFNIRRSKFIALQIGRTVMYIYMKRKNWMFFPICLKLPRTKDDDVSALDNFSSKLLVDNSLNISNNNFEYNLVYNPSENDPSEGDQNPNGNCGENREQNDANQTHPHNSPNNSINVGINLNSTGSIHNTTVNDMPTNQSNEINGQNNCKNDESNNSASKNAMNRNNSKNCY, translated from the coding sequence atgataaatggtcgaaaaaataaaaatataaaaaccaAAAACTATGTAATAAATGTTAATTGCTATACATGGATAAATAATAACCATGGATTATTCGATTATGAAAGtgacaatttttataaaaaatgctttaaaataaaatgcttatataattattattatatattaaaagacGATATAAATCTGgagataaaaaatgaagaagaaataaataaaatatcgttaaataatacaaatttaaaagtaatatgtaaaatcaaatatacaaataataattaccAGTTAATTCCATGCattgaaaatttatacGATGAGagaaatgataataaaaatgatgcTGAAGAAAACGAATCAAATGAGCAGAATGAAGCAAATAAATTCTGGATTAttgttaaatatttaaaaaataaaacatcaATATTGcatgaaaatgatataataaaactaGGAAGAGTTAAAttaaaagttaaaaaaatcataacTAATATTCAACaagaaaaagaatataacAAATCTTTATCTCCATTTGATGAAGATGAATGCGAAACAGCTGCACCTGATCTAGAACATTTTTCAAGAATTAATAATGATGGGATACTTGAAGGGGGAATGGCAGATGTAAATATCATGTCTAATCATTTTGTAAGTGGAACTATTAATCAAAATATGCAATTTGGTGATAATAATACTCCCGACAAAgatatttgtattaaatatggtacattaaatgataattttgatTCCAGTTCATATGctttatataatgatataaatgattctgaaaaaaatgaacttgataataataataatagcaaCATTATTATTCGTTCAGAAAATTATTCTATGTGTtgttatgaaaataataaagggaatgaaaatgataaaagagaagataacatatatatatctggtcataattatatgcttaaaaataatacaccAAATGAACTAACAATTGATACAAGaatcaaaataaacaatacAATGGGGTCCCCTATAAATAACACACAAAACGAagttaatataataactgaaaaaaataatattcctTCAAAATTAATAGACTCTGATTATTCATATGACAATTTTTActcaaatataaaaaacaatgataataataaaattccAAAAGTTGAACACGGGAGGAATATaagtaataattttgataataacaatacatttttgaaaaaatatgatgaaaaaaattattcaatTCATTTAAAAGATCAAAAAAATGGGGATAATAATTGTGatggtaataataatatatgtgaaaaaaaagacgaTACACTATGCCCTCATagaaataatgaaaataataaagaaaaagaaaattcgAAAGCAGTTAAATTTAGTAATGTCGACCAAAATGAAAactttgaaaataataaaaataaacttaatgaggataaaaaaaatgcaaatgTTGATGTGGTAAATCGTATTAATATACCTGATGAAACAACTAAATcaaattttgttaattataCTTCCAATATGcttgaaaaagaaattgatgatagtatatatgataatgaTGATGATTATAGTATTTACGATTATAACATGAATAGCAAAAATTCCATAAATGGTAATATGAGAAATGGGCAAACTGGTAATGATGTGAATTTGTGTAAAGGCAATTTGCAAGGAAATACAAacaataatagtaataatatatatgataatacaatagataaaatgaaagaaGGAATGAAAAATTCATCATATAAtacattaaatataaatacaatgAATTGTGGAATACCAAGTTTGTATAATTGTAGAATATGCTTATGtgaatatgaaaatgaagGTAATCCTTTAATATCACCTTGTAAATGTAAAGGTtcaatgaaatatatacatttaaattgtttaCGTACATGGATGAAAGGAAGATTAAATGTAAGAAGTGATGGTGACTCTActgtttcttttttttggaaACAATTAAGTTGCGAATTATGTAAATTTCCATATccaacatatatatatgtacaaaataaatatttagaattatatgaaatacCGAAACCTGAATTACCATATATGATTatagaattattaaatgataaaagtaaaggtttttatattgttagTTTAGCTAATGCAAAATCTGCTCGAATGGGAAGAGGGCATGATAGTGATGTTAGgataaatgatatatctGTTTCGAGATTTCATGCacttattaaatttttaaatggaaatttttatatagaaGATTGTAAAAGTAAATTTGGGACATTAATCCAAATTAGAAGacctgttttttttaatattcgAAGAAGTAAATTTATAGCCTTACAAATTGGAAGAACtgtaatgtatatatatatgaaaagaaaaaattggaTGTTCTTTCCCATTTGTTTAAAACTCCCAAGAACTAAGGATGATGATGTTAGTGCTTTGGACAACTTTTCTTCAAAATTGCTTGTAGATAATAGTTTGAATATTTCCAACAATAATTTTGAGTATAATTTGGTGTATAATCCTAGTGAAAATGATCCAAGCGAAGGCGATCAAAATCCCAACGGAAATTGTGGCGAAAATCGTGAGCAGAATGATGCCAATCAAACTCATCCTCACAATTCACCTAATAATAGTATCAATGTTGGAATAAATCTTAACAGCACTGGAAGTATTCATAATACTACAGTCAATGATATGCCAACAAATCAAAGTAACGAAATAAACGGCCAGAATAATTgcaaaaatgatgaaagtAATAATTCAGCTAGTAAAAATGCTATGAATcgaaataattcaaaaaactgctattaa
- a CDS encoding small nuclear ribonucleoprotein Sm D3, putative encodes MSVGTPIKLIHEGIGHTISVETKSGILYRGILLFAEDNMNCLLANVTVVKQDGKQVLLEQVYIRGGSVSFMIFPDMLRYAPIFKVNKSKAKTNFATIRRAMEAHARIASKSKDLKA; translated from the exons ATGTCAGTAGGAACGCCCATCAAATTAATACATGAAGGAATAGGTCATACCATATCAGTTGAAACAAAATCCGGAATCCTTTATAGGGGGATATTG ttaTTTGCAGAAGATAATATGAATTGCTTGCTGGCAAATGTTACAGTTGTTAAGCAAGACGGAAAGCAAGTTTTGTTAGAG cAAGTTTATATAAGAGGAGGCAGTGTTTCATTTATGATTTTTCCAGATATGCTTAGATATGCCCCAATATTTAaagtaaataaatcaaaGGCTAAGACAAATTTTGCAACTATTAGAAGAGCAATGGAAGCACATGCTCGAATAGCTTCAAAAAGTAAAGACTTGAAGGCATAG